The following are encoded in a window of Brevibacillus ruminantium genomic DNA:
- a CDS encoding TVP38/TMEM64 family protein, whose product MNVSDLVVTTAEWIRSWGIFAIIASLLINVLISVAGVLPSLFLSAANAVVFGLWGGFLISLTGEILGAVVSFLLYRWGISRSEKLQKVGETRLLRRLAEMSRARRLLTLILLRVNPLIPSGVVNVGASFSKIPFADFFLATVIGKTPSLVMETFIGHDLVFLAENKLRLLIAILLAASVFLLFKWTEKKEVA is encoded by the coding sequence ATGAATGTGTCAGATTTGGTTGTCACGACAGCAGAATGGATTCGCTCTTGGGGCATCTTTGCGATTATCGCCAGTTTGCTTATTAATGTGTTGATCAGCGTGGCAGGCGTATTGCCGTCATTGTTTCTCTCGGCTGCCAATGCCGTTGTGTTTGGTTTATGGGGAGGTTTTCTCATTTCACTCACTGGTGAAATTTTGGGGGCAGTCGTCTCCTTTTTGCTCTATCGCTGGGGGATTTCCCGTTCGGAGAAGCTGCAGAAGGTGGGCGAAACTCGCTTGCTCCGAAGACTTGCCGAGATGTCTCGGGCACGCCGTTTGCTCACACTGATCCTGCTCCGAGTGAACCCGCTGATTCCCTCTGGCGTCGTAAACGTCGGTGCATCCTTTTCCAAAATTCCCTTCGCTGACTTTTTTCTGGCTACGGTAATAGGCAAAACGCCCTCACTCGTCATGGAAACATTCATCGGACATGATCTGGTTTTTCTTGCGGAAAACAAACTGCGATTGCTGATCGCGATTTTGCTGGCAGCTTCCGTTTTCCTCTTGTTTAAATGGACGGAAAAAAAGGAAGTGGCATAA
- a CDS encoding MaoC/PaaZ C-terminal domain-containing protein, with the protein MQIGKVFPPVDKGEITHTQLVRYAGASGDFNPIHTVASFAEQAGLDGVIAHGMLIKGFIGQAIESWCGPDQLLRFSTRFRAMTRPGERIVVTGKVVNETEETWLCEAEATNEHGEVKASTSFAVRKS; encoded by the coding sequence ATGCAGATCGGTAAAGTATTTCCGCCAGTGGACAAAGGCGAGATCACGCATACGCAATTGGTACGCTATGCAGGTGCTTCGGGGGACTTTAACCCGATCCATACGGTTGCTTCCTTTGCAGAACAAGCTGGTTTGGACGGGGTCATTGCACACGGCATGCTGATCAAGGGGTTTATCGGCCAGGCCATCGAAAGCTGGTGCGGGCCGGATCAGTTGCTTCGCTTCTCTACACGTTTTCGAGCGATGACGAGACCGGGGGAACGAATCGTCGTCACCGGAAAAGTGGTCAATGAGACAGAAGAAACGTGGCTGTGCGAAGCAGAAGCAACCAATGAACATGGGGAGGTCAAGGCGAGCACCTCTTTTGCTGTTCGAAAATCTTGA
- a CDS encoding FAS1-like dehydratase domain-containing protein yields MTESRTGIRFEPFTFTIEAGKVKEFAQAIGDPNPVYQTGSRVPPTFATVIEFWGSQVPLEQALRLDMKKVLHASQEYEYLGTLAVGDQITCYGEVTKAYTKAGMNFVVVEQKYQNERGEVVLISRSTIIERG; encoded by the coding sequence ATGACCGAATCGCGAACAGGAATCCGGTTTGAACCGTTTACGTTCACCATTGAAGCAGGAAAGGTAAAAGAATTTGCCCAGGCTATCGGGGATCCCAATCCTGTCTACCAAACGGGCAGCCGCGTCCCGCCCACATTTGCAACAGTCATTGAATTTTGGGGGAGCCAGGTTCCACTGGAGCAGGCCCTGCGACTTGATATGAAAAAGGTGCTTCATGCCAGCCAAGAGTACGAGTATCTGGGCACCTTGGCTGTTGGCGATCAGATTACTTGCTATGGAGAGGTTACGAAAGCCTATACAAAAGCAGGGATGAATTTTGTCGTGGTGGAACAAAAGTATCAGAACGAGCGAGGCGAAGTGGTGTTGATCAGCCGCTCGACCATTATTGAAAGAGGCTGA
- a CDS encoding CoxG family protein, which translates to MKGEELLKIEYTHQFRLPLEAVWNGMQDEEVLRKAIPGCQTFSHIQENLYHAEMGISVGPVKGLFTCQVRQEDQQEPAFYRLVVKGKGGPGEIDAVAEMKLAAAGEGTELQCTAEVQVTGLLASVGQRVMNGVAKLVIGQFFKAAEKEMGQMFSHS; encoded by the coding sequence ATGAAAGGGGAGGAGCTTCTGAAAATCGAGTACACACATCAATTCCGCTTGCCTCTGGAGGCCGTCTGGAATGGAATGCAGGACGAGGAGGTGCTACGAAAGGCGATCCCAGGCTGTCAAACCTTTTCTCACATCCAAGAGAATTTATACCATGCGGAGATGGGGATTAGCGTGGGACCGGTAAAAGGATTGTTTACCTGCCAAGTGAGGCAAGAGGATCAGCAGGAACCGGCCTTTTATCGTCTGGTGGTCAAAGGAAAAGGAGGTCCTGGCGAAATTGACGCTGTTGCAGAGATGAAATTGGCTGCCGCAGGCGAGGGGACCGAGCTTCAATGTACGGCAGAAGTCCAGGTGACCGGTTTGCTGGCTTCAGTGGGACAGCGTGTGATGAACGGAGTCGCCAAGCTGGTCATCGGGCAGTTTTTTAAGGCAGCAGAGAAAGAAATGGGGCAAATGTTTTCTCACTCGTAA
- a CDS encoding acyl-CoA thioester hydrolase/BAAT C-terminal domain-containing protein: MEGRLARHDFPYECLHYTYEKCGHGIRYPYIPTTHIRMNGGTPATNAYAYASAHSWDRILDFLQKISPDPSASKKSHPSHN; this comes from the coding sequence ATGGAGGGACGATTGGCCCGTCACGACTTTCCTTATGAGTGCCTCCATTATACATACGAAAAATGCGGACATGGGATTCGTTATCCATACATTCCAACTACGCATATCCGAATGAATGGTGGTACACCAGCGACGAATGCATATGCATATGCATCTGCACACTCCTGGGACCGCATTCTCGATTTTCTACAGAAAATCTCGCCCGACCCGTCTGCAAGCAAAAAAAGCCACCCTTCGCATAACTAG
- a CDS encoding (2Fe-2S)-binding protein — protein MYRRCNISVTVNDVERQAEIEPRMLLVHFLRETLNLTGTHIGCDTSQCGACTVLVNGEAVKSCTMLAVQADGSRITTVEGLGEPKRLHPIQQGFWEKHGLQCGFCTPGVLMAMVGLLRENASPTEAEVREALEGVICRCTGYQFIVDAVMYAASEMAKTAHAVAESHSVPIGEGE, from the coding sequence ATGTACAGAAGATGCAACATTTCAGTGACCGTAAACGACGTGGAAAGACAAGCGGAGATTGAACCGCGCATGCTTCTGGTTCATTTTCTGCGTGAAACCTTAAATTTGACCGGAACGCATATCGGCTGCGACACCAGCCAATGCGGAGCCTGTACGGTACTCGTAAACGGGGAAGCGGTGAAGTCCTGTACCATGCTGGCTGTTCAGGCAGACGGGTCCAGGATCACGACTGTGGAAGGACTGGGCGAGCCTAAGCGCCTGCATCCCATCCAGCAGGGCTTCTGGGAAAAGCATGGGCTGCAGTGCGGTTTTTGTACGCCGGGTGTCCTGATGGCGATGGTCGGTCTGTTGCGGGAAAATGCTTCTCCTACAGAGGCGGAAGTGCGGGAAGCCTTGGAGGGGGTCATCTGCCGCTGCACAGGTTATCAGTTCATCGTGGATGCGGTGATGTATGCGGCAAGTGAGATGGCCAAAACAGCCCATGCTGTCGCCGAATCCCATTCAGTACCGATCGGGGAGGGAGAATAG
- a CDS encoding DUF2294 domain-containing protein: MSRALEHQFSKLIREIRKEYIGNGPEMIRTRFLGSWAIIEMKGNLTEVEKWMIDSQEGRRIIQETRTKMVKEIYKNDEVVRKLENLVGAKLITLFSDIDMDADLAITVYVFDRKIESANQKRLPS; encoded by the coding sequence GTGTCCAGAGCGTTGGAGCATCAATTCAGTAAGCTGATCCGTGAAATTCGCAAGGAGTACATCGGCAATGGCCCGGAAATGATTCGAACGCGTTTCCTTGGTTCTTGGGCGATTATCGAGATGAAGGGCAATCTGACTGAGGTTGAAAAATGGATGATCGACTCCCAGGAGGGAAGGCGAATCATCCAGGAAACCCGTACGAAGATGGTCAAAGAAATCTATAAAAACGACGAGGTTGTCCGCAAGCTGGAGAATCTCGTAGGCGCGAAGCTGATTACGCTTTTCAGCGATATTGACATGGATGCAGACTTGGCCATCACCGTCTATGTATTTGACCGCAAAATTGAATCAGCAAATCAGAAGCGATTGCCATCGTAA